The genomic segment ACGCCGATACCGAAGAAGGTGATGGCAGGAATCAGGTAGACGAAGGCTGGCATCGTCTGCATGAAGTCCAGGATTGGCCTGAGCACTGCGCTCACCGCCCGGTTGCGCGCAGCCCAGATGCCGAGTGGCACGGAGATCAGCACGGCGAACAGTGTGGAGATCAGCACCAGGGAGAGGGTCTGCATGGACGTCGTCCACTGCCCCATCGACCAGATCAGACCGAAGAAGGCGATGCTCCCCAGCCCGAGCTTCCAGCTGCGCACACACCACGCGATCAACGCGAGGGCGAGGATCATCACTGGCGTCGGGACTGCGACAAGTGCCCCGGCCAGCAGGTCGACCATCCATTGGACGACGTTGGTGATGACCCGGAACAGCCCTGCCCAGTTGTCAGTCATCCAGTCGATGCCGCCGGAGACCCAGTCTCCGAGCTTGATACGCGGAACAGTGATCTCCTGGATCATGCCTCGCTCCCTTCCTGGTCGTGCGATGCGGTGTCATCCGGGTGGCCGACTGCCGTCAGCAGGGTGACACGCGGGATCACGCCGACGAAACGCTTGTTCTCATCCACCACCACCAGCGGTGACAGATGCTGCGCGGACCGGGCAAAGAGGTCTGCGATGGGGGTGTCCGCGGACACCACAGGCATCTCGTGCCGCTGCGACCACGGCAGCTCGGAACGGTCGTCGCGAACCGCCCGGGCCACGTCCTCCTCCCACAGCACACCCAGGGGTGTGCGATCGCGACGCAGCACCACCAGCCACGGCACCTGCGACTCGCGCATCAGTTTGTGCGCGGTCCTTGGGCCCTGCTCGCCGCCCAACACCGCAGGAGGCTGCTCGGCGATCGAACCGGCGGTGAGCACCTTGGCCCGATCCACGTCCTGAGTGAACTGGGCGACGTAGTCATTGGCGGGGTCGTTGAGGATCTGCTCCGAAGTTCCGATCTGCTCGATCCGCCCGTCGCGCATCATCGCGATCCGGTCGCCCAGCCGCATCGCCTCGTTCAGGTCATGGCTGATGAACAGGATCGTCTTGCCCAGGTTCTGCTGCAGTTCGAGCAGTTGGTCCTGCATGTCGCGCCGGATCAGCGGGTCGAGCGCGCTGAATGCCTCGTCCATCAACAGGATGTCCGTGTCGGCGGCCAGCGCACGCGCCAGCCCGACACGCTGACGCATGCCACCGGAAAGCTGACTCGGCAACGAGCCGCCCCAACCGTCGAGACCCACTTGTTCGAGAGCCCAGGCGGCGCGTTCCTCACGTTCCGCACGCCCCACGCCCTGGATCTCCAGCGCATATGCCGCGTTCTCCCCCACCGTCCGGTGCGACAGCAGGGCAAAACTCTGGAAGACCATCGAGACCTTGTCACGACGGACGCGACGCAGCTGCTGCGCGGACATCCTGCTGATGTCCTCCCCCTGGACCTCCATCACCCCGGATGTGGTCTCCAGCAGGCCGTTGACCATGCGAATCAGGGTGGACTTGCCGGAACCAGACAGGCCCATCACGACGAAGATCTCACCTTCCTCCACTTCGAAGGAGGCGTCGATGACGGCAGGGGTGAGGCCCTCGTCTCGCAATTCCTCCCGTGAGGTGCCCGAGCGCAGTCGCTCCACCCCTCGCTCCGGATTACGCCCGAAGACCTTGTACACGTTCTCGGCCCTGATCGCAGTCACTCCCGACCTCCCTGTGGCCATCCGGCCGTTGTCGTCGAGGTTGCACCCTGCCCGGTGCAGCCAGGACATCGGGCAGGGTGCGCCCCATGGGATTCCTCGCAGCTGTGCCAACCACCACGGCGCGCCGTTGGACCGTGGCCACCACGAGACGATTCCAGCTTCGCATCCGTACCTTGCGGACAGCTTGCGATGCCCTTCCTGCTCCGTGACAACCACCACTGCACTTCGCCCGTCAGGTGCGACGAGTGAGATGATCCGGAGCATGGCACGAATCTTGGTGGTGGAGGATGATGATGGGATCCGCACCATGCTGGGCATGGCCCTGACCGACGAGGGGCACGATGTCACGGAGGCACCCAGTGCCGAGATGGCACTGGTGAGACTGGGCGCCAACACGCCGGAGCTGATGCTGGTGGACCTCATGCTGGGCGGAATGAGTGGGCTCGACTTCATCCGCCAGGCCCGCAAGGTGACCACTGCCCCCATCCTGGTTGTCAGCGCGCTGGGAGATCCGAGCACCACGGTGGAGGCCTTCGAGCGCGGCGCCGATGACTACGTGACCAAGCCCTTCGACCTCGAAGTGCTCTCGGCTCGATGCCGGGCGGCGCTACGCCGCGCCAGCCGTTCTGAAGATCCACAGGAGGCAGCGCAGCACCAGGTCCTGGACGCCGATCGTTGCGTCGTGCTCGACGTTCCGGCCGGACGTCTGACCATGGGTGATGAGGAGGTACACCTCACCGACACCGAGTTCCGGCTGCTCGCCCACCTCGGTACACACCCCGGGCGAATCGTCTCGCGTGAATGGCTCCTGCGTGAGGTGTGGGGTCATCGCCTGGTGGTCGACGACGGTCGGCTGGTCGACGCCCACATGAGCCGGCTGCGCAACAAGGTGGAACGCGATCCCACCCGCCCCACGCTGATCACCACCGTGCGCGGCCAGGGCTATCGCCTGGATCCCCAGTGACGCGTCTTGGCCTGAGAGGGCGACTGGCCCTCGCCTTCTCCGTCGGCGCCCTGGCACTGGCCTCCCTCCTGTCCGTGGGTGCCTGGACCGTGACCTCGCAGATCATGTTCGACCAGCGCATGCAACTGGCGCAGCAGCAGGGGCAGGTGATGTCCTTCCGCATCCCGGATGATCTGGCACAGGCCGACACCGCCTTCGACTTCCAGGAACCACTGGGCACGGACTGGTGGGTCAAGACCAACCAGCACACCTGGTCATCGTCCACCACCGACTTCCGCGAGCCACCCCAGCCATCGGTTCGGGAACAGCAGTCGCAGTGGACAAGTGTTGGGGGCGAACGCGCCGCCGCAGTGTGGACACCCGCCGACGAGCCCGGTGTCTGGCTGCTGGAGGTCACCGTCACGCGAGAGCTCAACACCACTCTGGAGACCTTGCGCAAGGTGCTCATCGGATGCGCCGTGCTGGTCACCGCCGTCGGGGGGCTGTACGGCCACGTCTCGGCGCGGCGTGTCCTGCGCCCACTGGAACAGATCGGCGCCACGGCCACGGCGATCGCCACCGGCCGGCAGCACGAACCTCTGAGCAACAATGACCCCGAGCTTGCCGAGATCATCGGCGCCTTCAACGACATGGTGGCCTCCCTGCAACGCCGCATCGAACGCGATGGCCGCTTCGCCGCCGATGCCGCGCACGAGCTCAAGTCACCGCTCACCACGCTGGTCGGGTGCACGGAGTTGCTGGTACGCCGGCGCGACCAGTTCGACGCCCGGACGGCCGTCACCGTGGACCTGCTGCAACAGGAACTCGTGCGATTCCGCGCGGTCCTGGAGGACCTGTTGGAACTGGGGCGGTACGAGAGTGAGGACTCCACCACCCTTGAGTGCGTGCGACTGGCACCTCTGGTCGCCGCGCACCTGGCCGGACGCGACGTGAGGGTCGAGATCCCCGCGGACCTGGAGGTGCTCGGCAACCCGCGCCTGCTGTCGCGAGCCATCAGCAACCTGATCAAGAATGCCGATCTCCATGGCCGCGGGCTGGTGGGCATCAGCGCTCGGCACAGCGGTGGCCACGTCGCGCTCAATGTCGATGACGCCGGGCCCGGCGTACCCCTGGCTGAGAGAGAGCTCGTCTTCGAGAGGTTCAGGCGGGGTGGGGCCCGGGGAAACCTTCCCGGGAGCGGGCTCGGGCTCAGTCTGGTGGCCCAGGCTGCGGCCAGCTCGGGCGGCTCCGTGCGATGCACTTCCTCACCCCAGGGCGGAGCACGCTTCGTGATGACCCTGCCAGCGCCCCCGGCGAGCGAATCCCTCAACTGATTCCCGCCACCACCGAGTGCGGTCGTGACGGAGTCGCAACACAACGTCACAAATCGTCACAATCGCCTCTGACCAGTGGCCATCACCGGCGGCCACCACCACGGGAGCACGCTTTGCGGGGCGTCGGGAGAAGGCTCCCACAAGCCCAGATACCCTGATTGCCCGGTGGAAGGAACTGCCAGTGTGTCGCGGCACCACGCTCGACGCATCCCAACGGCCCCGTCCCCGGAGCTGCCCCGGGCGTGACGACCACGAGCCGAAAGGCATCATGACCACGAATGACGACGAACTGACCACGCAGCATGAAAGACTCCCTAGCCTGGGAATGGCGATCCTGCCGATCGTCCTCACACTGGGCGTGCTGGGTCTGCAGATCTTCTACTACCAGGACTTCTCCCCACACATCCCGCTGCTGATCGGGATCGCCCTGACGGGTCTGCTGGGAGCCCATCTGGGCATGAAGTGGCTGGACGTGAGGGCCGGCATCTTCCACGTCATCCACGTCTCGATGCCCTCTCTGGCCATCCTGATCATCGTGGGCCTGCTGATCGGTGTGTGGATCGCGTCCGGTACCGTTCCGACGTTGATCTACTACGGGCTGACCATCCTGTCACCCAAGATCTTCCTGCCGGCCGCCATGCTCGTGTGCGCCCTGGTCTCCATCTCGCTGGGCACCAGCTGGGGCACCGTCGGCACTGTGGGGCTGGCGCTGATGGGCATCGGCGCTGGTTTCGAGGTGCCGATGGTGTGGACTGCCGGGGCTGTCGTCTCCGGCGCCTTCTTCGGCGACAAGATGAGCCCGCTGAGTGACACCACCAACCTCGCTCCCGCAGTCACGGGCATCACGGTCTTCGAGCACATCCGCAACATGATGCCCACCGCCATCCCGTCGATGTTGATTGCCCTGGTGATCTACTCCATCGCCGGCTGGAACATGGTCGGGGATGGCGATGCCTCCTTCGAGACCATCACGGTGCTCACCTCCACCTTGCAGGAGAACTTCGTCATCTCACCGATCACCCTGCTTCCCGTCGTCGTGGTGTTGGGCCTCGCCTTGGCCAAGAAGCCACCGCTCCCCTCCCTCTTCCTGGGCGGTGTGATCGGCGGCATCATCGCGATGGCCATGCAGGGTGCTGGGCTGCACGACGTCTTCGTCTATGCCCAGGATGGCTACACGATCGCCTCCGGCAATGACGACATCGACACCCTGCTGAACCGTGGTGGCATCCAGAGCATGATGCGGACCATCTCGCTGATGTTGCTGGCCCTGGGCTTCGGCGGCGCGCTGGAGAGCACGGGAGTGCTCGAGCGCATCCTCACCGCGGTGATCTCACCCATGAAGCGATTCGGTTCCCTGCAAGCCACCGCAATCGGCACGGCCTTCGCCACCAATGTCGTTGCTGGCGACCCGTACATCAGCATCGCGCTGCCCGGCCGGATGTATGCACCGGTCTATCGCGGCCTGGGCTACTCGACCAAGAACCTCGCACGTGCCGTCGAGGAGGGTGGCACCATGATGAGCCCGCTGATTCCCTGGAATGCGGGTGGCGCCTTCGTCATCACCGCGTTGGGGCTGGGGATCATGGACGGGCATCTGGAGAACCTGATGTACATCCCACTCTCCTTCGTGTGTTGGCTCTCCCCGGTGATCGGCATGTTCTACGGCTTCACCGGCCTGTTCAGCCCCAGGGCGACCGATGAGGAGAAGGCGGGATGGGCCGAGAACGACGAGAGCGTCAAGGACGTCGAGCTGGAGCTCGAGACCGCCTGAGTGCTCACTGGCCGGGCCACTGCCCCCGCACCACCTGCTGCTGTCGCTCGACGGTGGCTCGGTGCGGGGGCAGCGCCGTGCGACGCACGTCGGCCAACAGTTCATCGAGGCGACGACGCAACCGGGGGTCCTCACGGCCGTAGTGGGCAATTTCCTCGGTGGCAAGCGTCAGCATCCCCGCCAGCGTCGGCTGGGGCCGATGGACGCGCACCACGCCGTCCACGTCCGCCAGATGGCAGGCCGGGTCCCGCCGCGCCGCAACCGCCTTCAGGATTCGCTCCAGCTCGTTGACCACCTGGACGGCAGTGGTCGGGTCGTTGACGCCCGAGGAGAGGGCACGGTCGGCGATGTCAACCAGTTGTCGAATGCCGAAGTCCGGATCCTGGCGAAGACTGCGATCAGCGCCCAGACGCACCGCGGCATTGATCTGTGAGCAGAGGTCCTCACCGTCTCCCCAGACCAGGGCAAGAGGCTGCCCCTGCGTCAGGAACTCCCCAGGACTGACCGCGAGCTCAATCCGCAAGTCGTGCTCGTGGGCCAAGGAGACCAGGGCCTGTTCGTCCACCTCGACGACGTGACCGTGACGCCCGTCCAGTCCGACCTCCTGCGGATCACCCGACACCCGCCAGTCGCCCCTGCGCACCTCGGAATCGGCCTCAGTGAAGATCTTCTCCACCAGAGCCGTGGTGCGATCGCCCAGACGACTCACCACCTCGGAAACCTGGATCATCGAGGTCACCCGGTGGATGAAGACCAGGAACTGCCCCATCGACGCCAGCACCAGGACGTAGGCCAGCGAGACTGACATCGGGGGCACGAAGGCAGTTTGGCCGTCGAAACCGCCCCGCACCTCGCGCAGGACCGTGAGGGCGTACACGAAGGATCCGATGAAGATGCCCAGGGTGTACTGCGCAGCGCGGTCCGACAGGAATTCCTTCAGCACGCGCGGAGTGAACTGGCTGCTCGCCAGCTGCAACACCACCATCGTGATCGAGAAGACCAGCCCCGTCACCGAGATCATGGCCCCCGCGATGGTCGACAACACGCTGCGTGCACCGTCCGGGCCACCGGGGAAGATGAAACGCCATTGCGTCGGGAACAGGGCGTCGAGGCGCGGCAGCCCCAGACCCACTGCGAAGGAGATCAGTGTGACCATCGCGGGCAGGGCCCAGAAGTGGGATGTCAGGCGTTGCCAGGCTGTGGTCTGGGGGATGCTGTGGTGCTCGTCGCGCA from the Luteococcus japonicus genome contains:
- a CDS encoding quaternary amine ABC transporter ATP-binding protein; amino-acid sequence: MTAIRAENVYKVFGRNPERGVERLRSGTSREELRDEGLTPAVIDASFEVEEGEIFVVMGLSGSGKSTLIRMVNGLLETTSGVMEVQGEDISRMSAQQLRRVRRDKVSMVFQSFALLSHRTVGENAAYALEIQGVGRAEREERAAWALEQVGLDGWGGSLPSQLSGGMRQRVGLARALAADTDILLMDEAFSALDPLIRRDMQDQLLELQQNLGKTILFISHDLNEAMRLGDRIAMMRDGRIEQIGTSEQILNDPANDYVAQFTQDVDRAKVLTAGSIAEQPPAVLGGEQGPRTAHKLMRESQVPWLVVLRRDRTPLGVLWEEDVARAVRDDRSELPWSQRHEMPVVSADTPIADLFARSAQHLSPLVVVDENKRFVGVIPRVTLLTAVGHPDDTASHDQEGSEA
- a CDS encoding response regulator transcription factor; amino-acid sequence: MARILVVEDDDGIRTMLGMALTDEGHDVTEAPSAEMALVRLGANTPELMLVDLMLGGMSGLDFIRQARKVTTAPILVVSALGDPSTTVEAFERGADDYVTKPFDLEVLSARCRAALRRASRSEDPQEAAQHQVLDADRCVVLDVPAGRLTMGDEEVHLTDTEFRLLAHLGTHPGRIVSREWLLREVWGHRLVVDDGRLVDAHMSRLRNKVERDPTRPTLITTVRGQGYRLDPQ
- a CDS encoding HAMP domain-containing sensor histidine kinase translates to MTRLGLRGRLALAFSVGALALASLLSVGAWTVTSQIMFDQRMQLAQQQGQVMSFRIPDDLAQADTAFDFQEPLGTDWWVKTNQHTWSSSTTDFREPPQPSVREQQSQWTSVGGERAAAVWTPADEPGVWLLEVTVTRELNTTLETLRKVLIGCAVLVTAVGGLYGHVSARRVLRPLEQIGATATAIATGRQHEPLSNNDPELAEIIGAFNDMVASLQRRIERDGRFAADAAHELKSPLTTLVGCTELLVRRRDQFDARTAVTVDLLQQELVRFRAVLEDLLELGRYESEDSTTLECVRLAPLVAAHLAGRDVRVEIPADLEVLGNPRLLSRAISNLIKNADLHGRGLVGISARHSGGHVALNVDDAGPGVPLAERELVFERFRRGGARGNLPGSGLGLSLVAQAAASSGGSVRCTSSPQGGARFVMTLPAPPASESLN
- the nhaC gene encoding Na+/H+ antiporter NhaC, encoding MTTNDDELTTQHERLPSLGMAILPIVLTLGVLGLQIFYYQDFSPHIPLLIGIALTGLLGAHLGMKWLDVRAGIFHVIHVSMPSLAILIIVGLLIGVWIASGTVPTLIYYGLTILSPKIFLPAAMLVCALVSISLGTSWGTVGTVGLALMGIGAGFEVPMVWTAGAVVSGAFFGDKMSPLSDTTNLAPAVTGITVFEHIRNMMPTAIPSMLIALVIYSIAGWNMVGDGDASFETITVLTSTLQENFVISPITLLPVVVVLGLALAKKPPLPSLFLGGVIGGIIAMAMQGAGLHDVFVYAQDGYTIASGNDDIDTLLNRGGIQSMMRTISLMLLALGFGGALESTGVLERILTAVISPMKRFGSLQATAIGTAFATNVVAGDPYISIALPGRMYAPVYRGLGYSTKNLARAVEEGGTMMSPLIPWNAGGAFVITALGLGIMDGHLENLMYIPLSFVCWLSPVIGMFYGFTGLFSPRATDEEKAGWAENDESVKDVELELETA
- a CDS encoding DUF2254 domain-containing protein; the protein is MSTSPDVPLRDEHHSIPQTTAWQRLTSHFWALPAMVTLISFAVGLGLPRLDALFPTQWRFIFPGGPDGARSVLSTIAGAMISVTGLVFSITMVVLQLASSQFTPRVLKEFLSDRAAQYTLGIFIGSFVYALTVLREVRGGFDGQTAFVPPMSVSLAYVLVLASMGQFLVFIHRVTSMIQVSEVVSRLGDRTTALVEKIFTEADSEVRRGDWRVSGDPQEVGLDGRHGHVVEVDEQALVSLAHEHDLRIELAVSPGEFLTQGQPLALVWGDGEDLCSQINAAVRLGADRSLRQDPDFGIRQLVDIADRALSSGVNDPTTAVQVVNELERILKAVAARRDPACHLADVDGVVRVHRPQPTLAGMLTLATEEIAHYGREDPRLRRRLDELLADVRRTALPPHRATVERQQQVVRGQWPGQ